The following are encoded together in the Gemmatimonadaceae bacterium genome:
- a CDS encoding GDP-mannose 4,6-dehydratase — MRALVTGAAGFVGQWLCEALLSRGWEVFGTRLGDDVPAGRLGARERNAVRWLDCDVTAAGALATALDASIPDTVFHLAGIAFVPAATGDPAGTLEVNVVAAARLLADIGARRRAGTLDPVVLLIGSGEQYGRHDASEQPLAESAEQRPLNPYAASKAAQEVVALASHRATGVRVIVTRSFNHSGAGQADRFLIPALVRRVHAMRGSAPAGVLAMGNTSTIRDFLHVDDVVAAYIALAERGAAGEAYNVASGTGVAVDAVARRVLALMEVDAKLEVDPALVRPVEVPMLVGDARKVRAATGWAPRRSLDSIIEDVIRAAPL; from the coding sequence GTGCGCGCGCTGGTGACCGGCGCCGCCGGCTTCGTTGGGCAATGGCTCTGCGAGGCGCTGCTGTCTCGCGGATGGGAGGTGTTTGGCACGCGTCTGGGAGATGACGTGCCGGCCGGCCGACTCGGCGCGCGCGAGCGAAACGCCGTCCGGTGGCTCGACTGCGATGTGACGGCCGCCGGCGCGCTCGCCACCGCGCTCGACGCCAGCATTCCGGACACCGTGTTTCATCTGGCCGGCATCGCGTTCGTGCCAGCCGCTACGGGCGATCCCGCGGGCACGCTCGAGGTGAACGTCGTCGCCGCGGCGCGGCTGCTGGCTGACATCGGCGCGCGTCGCCGCGCGGGAACGCTGGATCCCGTCGTGCTCCTCATCGGCAGCGGCGAGCAGTACGGCCGGCACGATGCGAGCGAACAGCCGCTCGCCGAATCTGCCGAACAGCGGCCGCTCAATCCGTACGCCGCGTCGAAAGCCGCGCAGGAAGTGGTCGCGCTCGCGTCGCACCGCGCGACAGGCGTCCGCGTGATAGTCACGCGCTCGTTCAACCACAGTGGAGCGGGGCAGGCCGACCGATTCCTGATTCCGGCGCTCGTCCGCCGCGTGCACGCGATGCGTGGCTCTGCCCCGGCGGGCGTTCTGGCCATGGGCAACACGTCCACAATCCGCGATTTTCTGCACGTGGACGACGTGGTTGCCGCATACATTGCACTCGCGGAACGCGGCGCTGCCGGCGAAGCCTACAACGTGGCGAGCGGAACCGGCGTCGCGGTCGACGCCGTCGCGCGCCGTGTGCTTGCCCTCATGGAGGTCGACGCGAAATTGGAGGTTGATCCCGCACTCGTCCGTCCGGTCGAGGTGCCCATGCTGGTTGGCGACGCGAGGAAGGTGCGCGCGGCCACCGGTTGGGCGCCGCGACGTTCACTCGACTCCATCATTGAAGACGTGATTCGTGCCGCGCCGCTCTGA
- a CDS encoding GDP-mannose 4,6-dehydratase produces the protein MPTALITGITGQDGSYLAEHLLDKGYRVVGIVRRSSTTPYERIAHLVDKVELLSADLLDQHSLVDAMAACTPDEVYNLAAQSFVQTSWSQPVLTGEFTGLGVTRALEAVRKAAPRARFYQASSSEMFGKVVESPQSESTSFYPRSPYGVAKVYGHWITVNYRESYDLFAVSGILFNHESPRRGLEFVTRKVTDAVARIKLGLAREVRLGNLDARRDWGFAGDYVNAMWRMLQQDRAEDYVIGTGRTHSVRQLCEVAFGVADLDYRDFVKQDERFFRPAEVDLLVADPSKANTQLGWRPRVSFEELIAMMVDADLARHRGAR, from the coding sequence ATGCCCACCGCGCTGATCACCGGAATCACGGGACAGGACGGCTCCTACCTCGCCGAGCACCTGCTGGACAAGGGCTACCGGGTCGTCGGTATCGTTAGGCGAAGCTCCACCACGCCGTACGAGCGCATCGCCCACCTCGTCGACAAGGTCGAGCTGCTGTCCGCCGACCTGCTCGACCAGCACTCGCTGGTCGATGCGATGGCTGCCTGCACGCCGGATGAGGTCTACAACCTGGCCGCCCAGAGCTTCGTGCAGACGTCGTGGAGCCAACCCGTGCTCACGGGCGAGTTCACCGGGTTAGGCGTGACCCGCGCGCTCGAGGCGGTGCGCAAAGCGGCACCCCGCGCACGATTCTACCAGGCCAGCTCCAGCGAAATGTTCGGCAAGGTCGTCGAATCGCCGCAGAGCGAGAGCACATCGTTCTACCCGCGGAGCCCCTACGGCGTCGCCAAGGTGTATGGCCACTGGATCACCGTGAACTACCGCGAGAGCTACGACCTCTTCGCCGTGTCCGGCATCCTGTTCAATCACGAGAGCCCGCGCCGCGGTCTCGAGTTCGTGACCCGCAAGGTGACCGACGCCGTGGCGCGCATCAAACTCGGCTTGGCGCGCGAGGTGCGGCTCGGCAACCTCGACGCGCGGCGGGATTGGGGATTCGCCGGCGACTACGTCAATGCGATGTGGCGCATGCTGCAGCAGGATCGCGCCGAGGACTACGTGATCGGCACGGGGCGCACACATTCGGTGCGGCAGCTGTGCGAGGTCGCCTTCGGCGTCGCCGACCTGGACTATCGCGACTTCGTGAAACAGGACGAGCGCTTCTTCCGGCCGGCGGAAGTCGATCTGCTGGTGGCCGATCCGTCGAAAGCGAACACGCAGTTAGGCTGGCGGCCCCGTGTGTCGTTCGAGGAGCTCATCGCCATGATGGTGGACGCCGACCTGGCGCGTCATCGCGGCGCGCGCTGA
- the rpmB gene encoding 50S ribosomal protein L28: MTKRGCYVCGRGVAFGNNVSHANNKVRRVWKPNLQVARILVDGKPTKIRVCTRCLNAGKIQRAPRGQVA; encoded by the coding sequence ATGACGAAGAGAGGATGCTACGTGTGCGGCCGCGGGGTTGCGTTCGGCAACAACGTCTCGCACGCCAACAACAAAGTGCGCCGCGTCTGGAAGCCGAATCTCCAGGTCGCGCGCATCCTCGTGGACGGCAAGCCCACGAAGATTCGCGTCTGCACGCGCTGCCTCAACGCAGGCAAAATTCAACGTGCTCCCCGCGGCCAGGTTGCGTGA
- the rplQ gene encoding 50S ribosomal protein L17: MRHRKAGRQLRRTSEQKLALMRNLASSLIEHGAIETTEAKAKELRPFVERLITKAKSGTLHDRRLAVRHIHKRETADKLFQEVGPKFKSRAGGYTRILKTGHRKGDGADMARIELIEG; encoded by the coding sequence ATGCGTCACCGGAAAGCGGGACGGCAGCTGCGCCGGACGAGCGAGCAGAAGCTGGCCCTCATGCGCAACCTCGCATCGTCGCTCATCGAGCACGGCGCGATCGAAACTACGGAAGCCAAGGCGAAGGAGCTGCGTCCGTTCGTCGAACGCCTCATCACCAAGGCCAAGTCCGGAACGCTGCACGACCGCCGGCTCGCCGTGCGGCACATCCACAAGCGCGAGACGGCCGACAAGCTGTTCCAGGAAGTCGGCCCCAAGTTCAAGTCGCGCGCCGGCGGCTATACCCGGATCCTCAAGACCGGACACCGCAAGGGCGATGGCGCCGACATGGCGCGCATCGAGCTCATCGAGGGTTGA
- a CDS encoding DNA-directed RNA polymerase subunit alpha translates to MTTSMVTAIDLTGLVRPQLVEATKRDDNPNVAEFRMQPLERGFGHTLGNAMRRMLLSSLRGSAVWAFRIDGVVHEHQTISGVVEDVHQIIGNLKTLTLSLADDVDSAVLRIRKSEAGPVTSADIESSGVVRVIDDHHHLFTLQDDRELNVELYVDKGRGYVEADQHPLDRGLPVDLVRIDSIYNPVRRANFAVAETRVGQRTDYDRLTLTVETNGTITPEEAVSYAAALAQTHFQFFANFGSHTQGAVPVAGEHSPDAQRLVQLFHTPIDELELSVRSVNSLKNSDIRTLGDLVRQTESQMLQVKNFGKKSLQEIADLLERQGLNFGMRYEETTDGVRITDWGTAPSRAAAAAPDDEE, encoded by the coding sequence ATGACAACATCAATGGTAACGGCAATCGATCTCACCGGGCTGGTTCGTCCGCAGCTCGTGGAAGCCACCAAGCGCGACGACAATCCGAACGTCGCCGAATTTCGCATGCAGCCGCTCGAGCGCGGCTTCGGCCACACGTTAGGCAACGCGATGCGGCGGATGCTGCTGTCGTCCCTGCGCGGGTCGGCGGTCTGGGCGTTCCGCATCGACGGCGTCGTGCACGAGCACCAAACGATCTCGGGCGTCGTCGAAGACGTCCATCAGATCATCGGCAACCTGAAAACGCTGACGCTGTCGCTCGCCGATGACGTGGACAGCGCCGTGCTCCGCATCCGCAAGAGCGAGGCGGGCCCGGTCACGTCGGCCGACATCGAGAGCTCGGGCGTCGTGCGCGTGATCGACGATCACCACCACCTGTTCACGCTGCAGGATGACCGCGAGCTCAACGTCGAGCTCTACGTCGACAAGGGACGCGGCTACGTCGAGGCGGATCAGCATCCGCTCGATCGCGGCCTGCCCGTCGACCTCGTGCGCATCGACTCGATTTACAACCCGGTGCGCCGCGCCAACTTTGCGGTAGCCGAAACGCGCGTCGGACAGCGCACCGACTACGACCGGCTCACGCTGACGGTCGAGACCAACGGCACGATCACACCCGAAGAAGCGGTAAGCTACGCGGCCGCCCTCGCGCAGACGCACTTCCAGTTCTTCGCCAACTTCGGCTCGCACACGCAGGGCGCCGTGCCGGTGGCCGGCGAGCATTCGCCCGATGCCCAACGGCTCGTGCAGCTGTTCCACACGCCGATCGACGAGCTCGAGCTGTCGGTGCGGTCGGTGAATTCGCTCAAGAATTCCGACATCCGCACGTTAGGCGACCTGGTTCGCCAGACCGAGTCGCAGATGCTGCAGGTCAAGAACTTCGGCAAGAAGTCGCTCCAGGAGATCGCCGATCTGCTCGAGCGCCAAGGCTTGAATTTCGGGATGCGGTACGAAGAGACGACCGATGGCGTGCGGATCACCGATTGGGGCACCGCCCCCAGCCGGGCCGCCGCCGCCGCGCCCGACGACGAGGAGTAA